Proteins from one Desulfuribacillus alkaliarsenatis genomic window:
- a CDS encoding DNA cytosine methyltransferase translates to MKYRTIDLFAGIGGIRRGFEMTGHFENVLSAEIDRYACMTYKHLYGQDPFNDVTSATFKNQLANISYDVLLGGFPCQAFSIAGKKEGFKDKTRGTLFYDIAEIIEMTRPKAFLIENVEGLLRHQKGETFKVILETLVNDLQYKVVGVSTNPITNELEYNPKSFILNSKNFGVPQNRPRVYILGYDKRRYGESSSLDAIALPQKNNRFPIYRNLHDLLEYGADPEYYLSSGYLETLKRHKARHKGKGNGFGYMVVNAKNIENPISNAVLATGGSGKERNLVYDPQEGIAGLLVKSKKTPLNGEGIRQMTPGEWGRLQGFVDYAFKDFQTGIDEFSFPQGVSKAQQYKQFGNSVTIPVIETIAASMYDVLYELEVNLSEAIDNLQNKSLSKIV, encoded by the coding sequence TTGAAATACAGAACTATTGATCTGTTTGCAGGGATAGGTGGAATTCGAAGAGGTTTTGAAATGACAGGGCACTTTGAAAATGTTTTGTCTGCAGAAATTGACCGATATGCCTGCATGACGTATAAACACCTCTATGGACAAGACCCATTCAATGATGTAACTTCAGCTACTTTTAAAAATCAATTAGCCAATATATCTTATGACGTACTGCTAGGGGGCTTCCCTTGCCAAGCGTTTAGTATAGCTGGAAAGAAAGAAGGATTTAAAGACAAAACCAGAGGCACGTTATTTTATGATATTGCAGAGATAATAGAAATGACTCGGCCGAAGGCATTTTTGATTGAAAATGTGGAAGGACTTTTGCGACATCAAAAAGGAGAAACATTTAAGGTTATTTTAGAAACCTTAGTAAATGACTTACAATATAAGGTTGTTGGAGTTTCTACCAATCCAATAACTAACGAATTAGAATACAATCCCAAAAGCTTCATACTAAATTCCAAAAATTTTGGCGTTCCACAAAATCGACCACGAGTATACATATTAGGATATGACAAGCGTCGCTATGGAGAGTCTAGTTCTCTGGATGCAATTGCTCTTCCTCAGAAAAATAATAGATTTCCTATATATAGAAACCTCCATGATTTATTAGAGTATGGAGCTGATCCTGAATATTACTTATCTTCAGGATATCTTGAAACGCTAAAAAGGCACAAAGCAAGACACAAAGGCAAAGGCAATGGTTTCGGATACATGGTTGTGAATGCTAAGAATATAGAGAATCCCATATCCAATGCTGTCTTAGCAACTGGTGGTTCAGGGAAAGAGCGAAATCTTGTATACGATCCACAGGAGGGCATTGCGGGATTATTGGTAAAATCAAAGAAAACTCCATTGAATGGCGAAGGGATTCGTCAGATGACACCAGGAGAATGGGGAAGGCTTCAAGGTTTTGTCGACTATGCTTTTAAAGATTTCCAAACTGGTATAGATGAATTTTCGTTTCCGCAAGGAGTAAGTAAAGCGCAGCAGTATAAGCAATTTGGCAACTCAGTCACGATTCCAGTAATTGAAACTATAGCGGCTAGTATGTATGACGTACTCTATGAGTTAGAGGTAAACTTAAGTGAGGCTATAGATAATTTGCAAAATAAATCACTTTCGAAAATAGTTTAA
- a CDS encoding HpaII family restriction endonuclease encodes MFTGNKGEWSECYTFLKLLGEGRLYAADAELNKIPDIYYPIIKIIRDEACGKKDYIHRENVIVVDGDTNRTVLEISADDCVRKATYIYDRIIKSKGPSFAIPQIEAFLNELKFKKLKAKSADKSDIRIVVYDLNTGMKPTLGFSIKSRLGGLSTLLNAGKTTNFIYKVTGVNIDAKMVEEINSIATKSKIRDRISAIKELGAKIEFIEMASDMFELNLQVIDSLLPSILSNFVLNFYQGRGSSLEELLKIMKEENPFNFDTRFNHNFYEYKLKGFIRDVALGMTPAKCWDGKFDVIRLNLQIRFI; translated from the coding sequence ATGTTTACTGGTAACAAAGGGGAATGGAGTGAGTGCTATACATTTTTAAAACTCTTAGGCGAAGGTAGGTTATATGCTGCAGATGCGGAATTGAACAAGATTCCAGACATCTATTACCCTATTATTAAAATTATCAGAGATGAAGCATGTGGGAAAAAAGATTATATACACAGAGAAAATGTTATTGTTGTTGACGGTGATACAAACCGAACAGTATTGGAGATATCTGCAGACGATTGCGTTAGAAAGGCAACTTATATTTATGATAGAATTATTAAGTCTAAGGGACCTTCGTTTGCAATTCCTCAAATCGAGGCTTTTTTAAACGAGCTTAAATTTAAAAAGTTAAAAGCTAAGTCGGCTGATAAAAGTGATATTCGTATCGTAGTATATGACTTGAATACAGGCATGAAGCCAACACTTGGGTTTAGTATTAAATCCAGGCTCGGTGGATTATCGACATTATTAAATGCAGGGAAAACAACCAATTTTATATATAAGGTAACAGGGGTAAATATAGATGCAAAAATGGTAGAGGAGATAAATTCTATTGCTACTAAATCTAAGATAAGAGATAGAATTAGTGCTATTAAAGAATTGGGAGCTAAAATAGAGTTTATCGAAATGGCGAGTGATATGTTTGAATTAAATTTACAGGTAATTGATAGCTTGCTACCTAGTATATTGTCAAACTTTGTACTTAACTTTTATCAAGGCAGAGGATCTTCGTTAGAAGAGTTATTGAAAATTATGAAGGAAGAGAATCCTTTCAATTTTGACACACGCTTTAATCATAATTTTTACGAGTATAAGTTGAAGGGATTTATTCGTGATGTTGCGTTGGGTATGACTCCAGCAAAATGTTGGGACGGAAAATTTGACGTCATAAGACTGAATTTACAAATACGCTTTATTTAA
- a CDS encoding winged helix-turn-helix domain-containing protein encodes MAEKQSNSHAKSKVWLVKGENVVYGDGRQALLSAIKDTGSIRQAASRLGMSYRAAWGKIKATEERLGLELVSTKAGGNDSGTNLTEAGIEFMKKYEQFKAESNDAVDEIHRKYFG; translated from the coding sequence ATGGCTGAAAAGCAAAGTAATAGCCATGCGAAATCAAAGGTATGGCTAGTAAAAGGAGAAAATGTTGTTTATGGTGACGGTAGACAAGCCTTGCTAAGTGCGATTAAGGATACTGGCTCGATAAGGCAAGCGGCAAGTAGACTAGGAATGTCCTATCGGGCGGCATGGGGTAAGATTAAAGCGACGGAAGAGCGATTGGGACTCGAGCTTGTTAGCACAAAAGCAGGTGGAAATGATAGTGGAACGAATCTTACTGAGGCTGGCATAGAGTTCATGAAGAAGTATGAGCAGTTTAAGGCAGAGTCAAATGATGCAGTTGACGAAATTCATCGGAAATATTTTGGATAG
- a CDS encoding toxin-antitoxin system YwqK family antitoxin — protein MTVHKEYWPNGNVKYDGEMVDGKWQGEGRLFYENGKIHYKGEFENGEMHGFGELYNENEALIYRGHFEFGEKAPKSYNAKQFLNTLVSSIDFYGWLKKTAFFAVYFAIFVAIDYWYGASWAMYLVSLVLFTLAITFTIRRDLYYRYASFFNSYSMDMIEEKGELFKKKNTRSNIIGLYFVATIMMFNGSVQPDNRSLIEYIGLANILVFFVFFLLLLLLLDILSNAALKHSDDNDQFIGYSIVFGFLVVLIVFVFLQILF, from the coding sequence TTGACTGTACATAAAGAGTATTGGCCTAATGGGAATGTAAAGTACGATGGGGAAATGGTTGATGGGAAATGGCAAGGCGAAGGAAGGTTATTTTATGAAAATGGAAAAATACATTATAAAGGTGAATTTGAGAATGGTGAAATGCATGGTTTTGGAGAGCTTTATAATGAAAACGAAGCATTAATATATCGTGGTCATTTTGAATTTGGTGAAAAGGCACCCAAATCATATAATGCTAAGCAATTTTTGAATACTCTCGTATCTAGTATCGACTTCTATGGATGGCTCAAAAAAACAGCTTTCTTTGCTGTATATTTTGCTATTTTTGTAGCGATTGATTATTGGTATGGTGCAAGCTGGGCGATGTATTTAGTATCGCTTGTATTGTTTACACTAGCAATTACATTTACTATTAGAAGAGATTTGTACTATAGATATGCTAGTTTTTTTAATAGTTACTCCATGGATATGATTGAAGAAAAAGGTGAATTGTTTAAAAAGAAGAATACAAGATCAAATATTATTGGCTTGTATTTTGTTGCTACTATAATGATGTTTAATGGCTCTGTACAGCCAGATAATCGTTCATTAATCGAATATATCGGTTTAGCTAATATCTTAGTATTTTTTGTGTTTTTTCTATTGTTATTACTATTGCTAGATATATTAAGTAATGCTGCTTTAAAGCATAGCGATGATAACGACCAATTCATAGGTTACTCTATTGTTTTTGGATTTTTAGTTGTGCTAATTGTGTTTGTTTTTCTACAAATATTATTTTAA
- a CDS encoding formate dehydrogenase accessory protein FdhE, with the protein MSANQDYLNMHNKITETVVEKAKNIAVDLEVDSAKLQELVDGVTPITSVVNVPIDKDEFLALAEEITNHISTHQPQLSEVVQAIIKTLKTTDRLDEFVTASKKLDLDFFVEFGEEHNINPSITQFLGEMAYRSYAIAFAKLVLQDIDLANYRNNLCPVCGEKVRIMSAHGDDKREACCTRCDTVWELNPLQCPHCKNDDHEKLHYIKAGADEGRKVYACNVCKEYVKQIDAKDFMNKPSHFIVDLETIYLDMLAAQQGYGAKVK; encoded by the coding sequence ATGAGTGCAAATCAAGATTACCTTAATATGCATAACAAAATAACAGAGACAGTAGTTGAAAAAGCGAAAAATATTGCTGTTGACTTAGAGGTAGACTCAGCTAAGCTGCAGGAGTTAGTTGACGGGGTAACGCCAATTACTTCTGTAGTTAATGTGCCAATAGATAAGGATGAGTTCTTAGCGCTGGCTGAGGAGATTACAAATCATATTAGTACTCATCAACCACAATTAAGTGAGGTTGTACAAGCAATCATAAAGACACTGAAAACTACAGACCGTTTAGACGAATTTGTTACAGCGTCAAAAAAATTAGACTTAGATTTTTTTGTGGAATTTGGCGAAGAACATAATATAAATCCATCTATAACTCAGTTTTTAGGGGAAATGGCATACCGCTCTTATGCTATTGCTTTTGCTAAGCTAGTGCTTCAAGATATAGATTTGGCTAACTACAGGAATAATCTATGTCCAGTATGCGGTGAGAAAGTACGGATTATGAGTGCGCATGGGGATGATAAGCGCGAAGCTTGCTGTACCCGTTGTGATACAGTGTGGGAACTAAATCCCCTGCAGTGTCCGCATTGTAAGAATGACGACCACGAAAAGCTCCATTATATTAAAGCAGGGGCTGATGAAGGTCGGAAAGTTTATGCATGTAATGTGTGCAAAGAGTATGTTAAACAAATTGATGCTAAAGATTTCATGAATAAACCCAGTCATTTTATTGTCGACCTAGAGACAATTTATTTAGATATGTTAGCTGCTCAACAAGGTTATGGAGCAAAAGTAAAATAA